ACAGGTTTTAAAGATATTCCGACTGAAATAGGACTTTTAGCTTGGGAAGATATATTAAGCTTTGATATTCATGAATGTATAATTGCCTACGGAATAAAAAAGAAAATAAAAGAATATATTAATAAACAATTTGTAAGTGAATCGCCAAAGCAGATCCAATCTTTTGTAAAAAAATCTAAAGATATAAATGTATTGTTTAAAAAAACAGAAAAATTTTTAAAGAAAATACTTAGCGAAGAGCTTAAAATTCCGGCAGAAAAAATTGATTCTGATGTCAGCTTTGAAGAGCTTGGAATTGATTCAATATTAATTAAGCATTTTAATGTAAAAATGGAAAAAGAGCTTGGACCTCTTCCAAAAACTTTACTTTTTGAATATCAGAATTTAAAAGACTTATGCGATTATATTGTAAAAAATCATGAATCTGAGCTTATAACTTTATTTGCCATAGAAGAAGACGTTATAATTGAAGAAATCAAAGACATAATAGAGCAGGGTATTAAATTAAAGCCAGAAGAGGATAAAAAAGAAGAACATAAAAAATATGTAATTGATGAAGATATAGCAATAATAGGTGTTACAGGACGTTATCCTGCTTCAAAAAATTTAGATGCACTTTGGGAAAATTTATTATTCGAAAAAGACTGCATCACTGAAGTTCCTAATGAAAGATGGGATATAAACAAATATTATGATCCAGATATTGAAAATTCCCATAAAGGTAAAATGTATTGTAAATGGGGAGGTTTTATAGAAGACGCTTATAAGTTTGATCCGCTATTTTTTAATATTTCGCCAGTTGAAGCGGAAGTTATGGATCCTCAAGAGAGAATCTTCCTTGAGTCTGTTTGGAATTTATTTGAATCTGCTGGATACACTCGAAAAAAACTTGCGGCTATAAACGATAAAGTAGGAGTTTTTGCAGGCATTACAACAAATTTATATCAGCTTGTAGGAGCAGAATCATGGACAGATGAAAGTATGGTTATTGGGAAATCTTACCAATGGTCGATTGCAAATAGAGTATCGTATATTTTTAATTTAAAAGGCCCAAGTATGCCTGTTGATACAGCATGTTCATCTTCTCTTACAGCTGTTCATCTTGCTTGTGAAAGTATAAAAAAAGGCGAATGTAAAATGGCTGTAGTCGGAGGGGTCAATCTTTACCTTCATCCTGCAAAATACGTTGAAATGTGTCAAATGGGAATGCTTTCACCAACTGGAAGGTGTAAAAGTTTTGGAGATAACAGTGACGGATTTGTTCCGGGAGAAGGAGTAGGGTCGATTCTTTTAAAACCATTATCTGATGCGATAAAAGATAAAGACAACATATACGCAGTTATAAAAGGGACATCTATTAATCACGGCGGTAGAACCCACGGATATACAGTTCCGAATCCTAATGCTCAAGCTGAATTGATACTTGATGCTTTAAAAAATTCAAATATAAATCCAAGAACTTTAAGTTACATTGAAGCCCATGGAACCGGAACATCTCTTGGAGATCCTGTTGAAATTAAAGGTCTTACAAAAGCATTTAATGAATATACTAATGACAAGCAGTTTTGTTCTATTGGATCAATTAAATCAAATATTGGACATCTCGAATCTGCTGCAGGAGTAGCTGGTATTACGAAAATAATTCTTCAACTTAAAAATAAAACTCTTGTTTCTTCGATACATTCAGAAACTCTTAATCCGAATATTGACTTTAAAAATTCCCATTTTTATGTTCAACGCGAACTTATGGAATGGAAACGACCTGTTGTATCTATTGACGGCATAGAAAAAGAATTTCCAAGACGAGCAGCAATAAGTTCTTTTGGCGCTGGAGGATCAAACGCCCACGTTATAATTGAAGAATTTGATGATTCACAACAAATATCAAGTGAAGAAGATAATCTTCCAAAAGTTATTTTGCTTTCAGCTAAAAATATTGATAGATTAAAAGAGTATGCATCAAATATTATTAAATTTATTGAAACAAAAAAGAATACTGTTAATTTTACTCTTTCTGAAATGGCTTACACTCTTCAAGTTGCAAGGGAAGGATTGGAAGAACGAATAGCTGTAATTACGTCAAGTTTATCCGATCTTAATAATAAATTATCGGACTTTATTTCTGGAGCACTTTATACTGAAGACATCTTTACAGGCAACATAAAAATTGACAAATCAAAAGCAGATATCTTGCTTGAAGGAGAAGAAGGTCAAGAATTCTTGAATTATATAATAAACAATAAAAAACTTGCGAAATTAGCTAAATTATGGGTTTCAGGAATTGATATTGATTGGGAATTGCTATATAAAGGCAGATTTATAAGAATAATATCTTTGCCTTCATATCCATTTGAAAAGAATAACTATCGCATAGAAAAGTCATCAAAAAGTAATGACGATGATATGCTTAATTTGCTTGATAAATTAGAAAAAGGAGAAATAAGTCCCGATGAAGTTGAAAAGTTATTAACTAAATAGGATCTTGTTTTATGGAGGCGACCGGTCTATTGCCCTTAGATATTTAGTGCTGTTGCAAAAAAGAATGTTAATGAATTTTACCTTTTAATTTTTTTAACAGCACCTGATAAGTGAGAATCCATAATAAATTATAACTTTTTTTACGCTGGCAATTTTAGTTTACACTTTGAATTCTGGATTCCCGCCTTCGCGGGAATGACGGCGCAACACCTACGTCATTCCCGCGAAGGCGGGAATCCAGTTTTTTATAAACTTTTATGAATTCTCACTTATTTTGGTTGGATGAGTGATACAGGTGAAAAATATGAATTATTTGAAAAAGTATAAAAATTGAGTTGGAGAAAAAATGGCCGGTTTTAAAATTCATTTATTAGGAGGTATGACAAACGGTGCTTTGATAGCAGGAATCTGTTTGTGGAAACAAGGGTTTACTCCCATTCAGGCTGGAGCTGTATTTATAGCGGGAACGATAGGGGGACTACTTCCAGACGTTGATAGTGATACAAGCAGGCCTTTAACCCTTTTATTTCAGCTAATGTCTGTTTTAATCCCTGCAATTCTTTACCAAAAAGCTTCCAAATATGGAGGAAAATCTCCAGAATTCATGATATGCTATTTCGCGATTTCATATATTTTTATAAATTATGTTATATGTGAAATAATAAAAGAATTAACTGTGCATAGAGGCATAATGCACAGCATACCATTTGCTTTTTTATGCGGAGGTATTGGATATTTACTTTTCAGCCAATCAGGAAAAAATATTTCCTTATCTTGTGGTGTTGCTGTTTTTACTGGATGTTTAGTTCATCTAATTTTAGACGAGTTCAACTCATTTTCGTTTAAATTCGGCTTAATTCCTGTTGTAAAGCGTTCAAGCGGAACTGCATTAAAGCTTGGAAGTGAATCAGTGATATCTACAGCATTTGTTTATCTTTTAACAGTTTGCATTTATTTGTTTATTGTTATGCCTGAGATTGAATCAAGCATTAAGGAATTAATAAAAAAAATATTTAAAGGTTAAGCATTATACAGTATTTCAGAAAAATAAATTGGAAAATGTCTGAATCAGAATTTTTAGAATTATAGAATTAACAGAATAGAATAACTTAAAATTTATTTGATTAGGATATTTCAATTTAATTTTCTTAAAAGCTATAGTAAAT
The Desulfobacterales bacterium DNA segment above includes these coding regions:
- a CDS encoding metal-dependent hydrolase — encoded protein: MAGFKIHLLGGMTNGALIAGICLWKQGFTPIQAGAVFIAGTIGGLLPDVDSDTSRPLTLLFQLMSVLIPAILYQKASKYGGKSPEFMICYFAISYIFINYVICEIIKELTVHRGIMHSIPFAFLCGGIGYLLFSQSGKNISLSCGVAVFTGCLVHLILDEFNSFSFKFGLIPVVKRSSGTALKLGSESVISTAFVYLLTVCIYLFIVMPEIESSIKELIKKIFKG